The Brassica napus cultivar Da-Ae chromosome C1, Da-Ae, whole genome shotgun sequence DNA segment TGTATACCAGCGCAGCAATTTCAAAGGTCTCAGTCAATCCGGGTAACTGCCTCAACCCGCCAGATGCAAGTCAAAGCAACTTCTCCTTTTGCTCTTTCAAATACGTTACACTGGACCTGCAAAGAGACACTTGACTAATAAAGCTATGGAACAGCATTTCAACGTGTAATACATGATGTATGTATGCCTAATGTAACATGGATGGAAATGTTTACCCAAAACCATTTTTCTAGGGAAGCCTCCACCCCAGTTATTTTCTGAATAAGAAGGCGCATCCCTAAATTCAAACCCCTACCCCTTCTTTGAtaaacattgaagaagaagtCTCCTCCTGCTCCTCTGCAGCAGCATCTGAGTTGGTCTTTACTTCATCCTGAGATTCTTTTACCTCCTTCTGTTtatccttctttttcttcttcttcgaggcCTTTGATTCTCCCACTGTATTctccttctttctttttcttgcttATCTGTCAGGTGTTTGCAGAAGAAACTTTTATCAGTATTAGCCAATGATTTTCTCAGCAAGTAATAATAAAGCCAGTGTAGAGCAGAACTGTGCGATTAAGTTACGCAAGCTCGCGTGAATAATGTAGAGGAGAATTGTGTGATAGATACCTTGAGAGTTTTCTTGACCATTGTTGGGTCCAACTCCAAAATCTGCTAACAAAGCGTCAAACTCAGCTTGTTCCTTTTGTTTCAGCTCTTTCTTGGAAAGCTGCCTCTCTGGCTCCTTAGGTGGTGCAGGAACTTCAGGAGCCTTCTTCACCTCAGTCTCTGCTTCTGGATGAACCTGCGTCTCATGCTCTTCctccaaatcatcatcatcatcaccttcaTCAAGAATATATTCTTCACTTTCACTTTCCTGCCACATTAGAAGCAAAGGCATCTCAATCAGAAACCAAAGAACAGATAGGCACACAAACAGGGCGCAAACATATCATTAAAATTCTCTAACAACAAAGGTAATAATTAGATATAGGATGACCTTCAGAATACATAAAAACCACATAACATTTTACGCTGAGACAATACAACATCCAAATATAACATGAAAATGCCAACCTTTTATCATACATCAGTCAAGTACAAAGGCTATATGATGTAAATCCACAGCAAAATAAAAGCCAAGACCGTTTGAACGCTCAAGTACTCAACGAGATTCAttgcataaacaaaaaaaaaaaaaaaaaagcttcttAAACCAACTTTAACACATGGGAGACACCAAATTAAACATATAGACGACGCAACAGCCTATGAAAGAAATACAGCATAAAACTACCAAAAAACTGAAAGAAAGATACGTCCCTCTGATTGAGCCACCCCCTAGGCGTTGTTTTCCGCAGATGGATTTTCATGGACATACGTGCCAACTGATTTGAACCATCGCAGCAAGTTACGATGATCCTTAACATAAATCCATGCCTGAAGAAACGGGAAGAGACTCTCGTTCACACCTCGCTCCTCTAGGAAGCTATGGAATACGCCTCTCATCTTCTCGTCGAGCTCCCTGTTAAAACAATTTACCAACACTGTAAAATCTTTGCTATCAACTGTGAGTCCCGTTTTTATAAACAGAATGCTGAAATTGCAGGAATGAACATAGAGCTGATAACGTTTTGGCCAACAGCGTTATCTAGATGTCTGACATTTGCTCGATGTTGGAGAAAACAGTTGACCGAAAGGCGTTTATGCGTTGTTCAAACACAGAATATGGTTTGGTCACAGAGTCTCATTGTCAAGATCGGTTAAAGGAAGAAACCGGTGAGGAAATTCGTGCGGTGTAAAGGccttttgattttgtaaattgaAATAGAATGAACGCGTAGGAGAGTTCGAGAATCAATGATTTTAGTTTCAGTGCGTtccaaatactttatttttcttttacttttattcTCTGACTCTCTGAGTTTATCATGAACAAAACCTATATACAAGAGCCACGGCAAAGAATcgtagagcatgattaacccgagTTCTAAGGATGAAGTTCTTATCgtaagttaagaaactgtttcttaacttttaactaaaaaaagctaagaaccggttcttaaataaggactttaagaaccggttcttagtttttttagttaaaagttaaaattcttAATTTCCGCTAAGAATCCCACTCTAAGaaccccgggttaatcatggtcttagaggacttaaataaatgaacatggagagagagagagagtaataaGAGGACACGTTTCAAAGTGTTTGTGGCAGCCAAAGAAACTAGCAAATCGCATTGCTATCACATGTTATATGTATCTTTAAGGTTCAAGTAAATACTATTCAGTAGAAACAAAGTTGTAAACACAATACAGAAGAAAAGAATATACTATTCATATATCAACCACCTTTCTGTTTGCCAACATTCTTTTCCCCTTTATATACATCTTTCTTCTCCCCAATTTCTGCACAAGAGAAGTGTTAGAATGTATATCAATGTTAACAAAGCTGAGTGAGAAGAAAAGACAAACTGTGTTCTCAGTCACTTCCTAGATTTCTTTCCATTAGCATTCTTTTTACCAGATTGTGTTTTCTTTCCACCGGCCTTCTCCTTTTCAGCAGAGTGAAAAGTTACCAAGCAAAGCTCTAGCTGACTGACTAAGGAGAGTAAGACGACTTTGTATCACTTTCATCTTATCCTTTGTGCTCCACTCATTTTCATgtgtcatcatcttcttcaaactACAACGTGATTCAGCCTCTACTTGGTAATTAGTATGTTTGGTCGTGATATGTTCATAGAGAGCCTTGATCTTATCTTCTCTATAGAGTTCAACTTGCTTCTCTTTTATGTAGTCTAGATACATTATCAGACTGATTATCAATATGTGATATAACAATAAATGTTGATTGATCTTGCTCATAATAACAAAGACTCTTTTGATCATAGCTTCTTCAAAAAGtacacaatatttttttgttatgtagCTTACACTATCTTCCTTAGTAATTAGTATAACTATACAGAAATTAATTCGTCTGTTGATCAACAGATATGAGTAATCATGTGATTTTCAATATAACTATACACAAAGGAATTTAATCatcaataatataatatacctTGCCCGAATTAAGCTTCTTGGTCTTGCTCATAACATCAAAAACATGATAAAcatgtttttatcaaatcttcatTAAAAAGACCAGCATGCTTCTCTTTGATGTAGTTTACACTGTCTTGCTCATTCGTGGAATGTTTGAAGCAAAAGCCTAAACTTCCAATTAGAATAGCTTTGTCCAACTTGGATGACATGTTTGCCTAATTATCAATATGAGAAATGATGATGTGATCATGTAATTTGTGTAATTAGGTCCAAAGATATAGTAAaccaaagaagcaaaaccaaTTAGGGTAATAGAACACCTAATAACCAAGATCTCCTCCCTAATTCTAGCAATATGGTATTTTTAGAAGACATCACATGACATCAGATCGAAACTGAAGCTTTCAGGATGTTTGACTGGTGAGGAATGAGTGATTATCAGAATCTAACATCAAATCGCAAACATTAATCCTCAGATTTACCAAAAAACCTTCTAAATCTACAAGATCAAATAAGAATtgggaaatttttgaatattttgaaagaTAAGTTCAAGAAAACACGATCATCCAACTGAATCATAGCAATATGGTATATTGAGAAGAAATCACATCGAATCTAAAGCTTTCATGATGTTTGAATGATCAAACAGAGTGATTATCAGAATCTAACATCACATCGCAAACACTAATCTTCAGATTTACTGAAAAACCTTCTAAATCTACAAGATCAAGTAATAATTGGGTGAGAAATTTCTGAAGATTTTGAAAGATAAGTTCAAGAAAGATATCCAAGACAGATTTTCATACCTGAAAAGAAGAAGTTGCAGATATCTCTCAACTCTTCTTCTCtgctctcctcttctcttctcttctctcgtcTCTGGCGGGTTGAAACAAAAGACtggtattttttattcttttgtgtttgaatgtttaaaattagtttattttgGGTTATTGGCCCATCACCAAAGCATTCGGCCCATTAGTTTCAGAGTTGTTAGCTTCTTGAACACTCAATCAAAAGGGGAAAAAGTTCATTTTTAATGATGAAAATCACAAAAGTCTGTATTTTAAATTAAcactcaaaataataaaattaattttgataacaTATCAAACTTGAcccaaaaaatacatattaaacaTTGGAATTAACTTACCTATCTATGATCAGTATTATTCATTTGTAAGAATTAGATAATCTAACaatttttctacaaaaaaaatattttaactaataaaataatataacaataaataaaattaaataaattgaaaatcagaaaaactataaaaaaaattcaacttttttttttaaatcttaaaattcaaaagatcaaaaattaaaaaaaaaataattaaacttttaagattcaaaaatataaaaattgctATCATATGTCTTGATATGCAAGAAAATATTGATTGTTGACTCTGATATATTAGAATTCTTCACCACCGACCGCCACTATGTCCAAAATCGTCATTTTTGTTCGTTTTTTCATTTACCAAGTTTTGTCCCTGGCAGCAGCGTATGATGATGACGACGATgaggacgatgatgatgattgatgaTGATGTTGGAACAGAACGCAGGAATGGTTTCACCCGGGCATGATCTCGAGTATCACATGGAGTTTAGCTAGAAGTAGGATGTTTTAGATAGCTAGGGTAGTAACAGCTTTTTGTTTCAGCAAATGTTTTGGAAGTATATCATATACTTCATAGGTAACATCTTACCTTTTTACCCTTGTAACATATACTGTATAGGTAACATCTTAGTTTTTTACCGTTGACGCTTTCATGGTCTTTTGGgctgaatatttttaagattGTGGTATTTGGAAGATGAAGATGTCATTATGTTAGATTTAACTTCATAGGAGCACCATCTTAGATTCTCAAGAGACTGCATAGATCAAGATTTCCCCACCCAAACTACCGCTAAACTTTCAATTACGGGGCTTATTGGATTAGGGGTTCTGTAAAATTTGAGGGATTTTAGATTTGGTGGAAATTAAATGGAGCACTAAGCCAATATCAACATCGCTGATAGTAAAGACATCTATACTGATAAAATGGAGTCTGTAAAAACGAAATGTATCCAGAAAAGGTCCTACAAATGGTATCTCCAGGTAAACCGCAACTTGCAAATGTTATTTGGTATGCACTAGAAAGGGTTTGTGATTACAAATATACAAATGCATTACCCGTCATAATCATAAGCAAGAAAGAAGACAACATGTAGATTTATGAATATGTATGTCTCTCCCAAGAGTGTCAAATCAAATTGATCAAAAGCTTAAGAACAAGCGAAGCAACAGAGTTAGCTGAGTAAAGAAGACAGAGAGATGAATACTCATAAATCATGAATCGATGAATGATTTCTTTTCACATGGTACCAGCTCTTCCGGATGTAGGTTTTGTACTAGGCTTGAATTTGGAGATGTCGACGAGATCCCCAAATAGCTTATCCTCTGGTTTATTCTTTGGTTTCATTGGAGGCAGATAAGacgatgatgatggtggtgccTGATGCGACGCCTGGTCTCTGATGGACATGCCATGCATTTGCTGCTCAAGATATGGGCTGCTTCCTTGTTGCTGTTGATTATAACCATATCCATATCCTCCCATCTGGTTGCCATACGCATGTTGCTGCTGTTGTTGCTGTTGGGCATAGAACTGAGCCATCATCATCTGCTGCTGTTGCTGTTGGGGTGGATAGCCTTGCCCTAGAGCTTGGTTTGGCATTGGCTGTTGCATGTACATACCGCTAGGCATTTGAGGGTATGGACTGTTGTTGTTAAACGGTTGGCTGGTTTGCGGCATCTGAGGATATTGTTGAGCATGTGTGTAGGCAACTTGTGTCTGATTCATTTGAGGAGAAAACGGACTTCCTGACTCTGCAGGGGGACTGAAGTCTTGATGCTGAGCTTCCCATGGGGGAGGTGGAAATGCCGTACTGTCTTGCGCACCTTCTTCACATTTACAAAGTTACCATAAGTTAAGGTCTATACTTGAGACACACTTAGCTAATTCTCCCGAATCTAAAAAGTGAAATGCTTTCTTGTTAGCATGTCTCAAAAGTTGAGGTATATTACCATAAGATGGGTGCTGTGGTTGTTGCAACTGCTGTGCAGGCTGACTATTCCAGGGAGAAGAGGCCCCTTGCCCGTATGATGGCTGCTCAAACTGCGAATAACCACCATGAGGAGGAAATCCATTGGATTGTTGTaatccagcttctccagcttgactAGTTGGTAGCTGGTGCAATTGAGGATTCAAAGGGATACTCTGGGTAGCTGAACTTCCAGTTGGTGCAGTTGCAGGACTTGGACTATTGGTGTTGTCTCCGAACATATCGATAAGAGCAAGTGCATTTTGATCTGATGCGACCGGACTTGCTGATGGTTGAGGTTCAACAGGAACAAGGGCAAGATCATCGCCACTGAGGAGGTCTATTTTGGAATTGGCTGAACCATTAGCTAGAGGCGGTGCAGGGAGGGCCAACTGATTTAGAATCCCGTTACCAGAGCTTGATGTGGCTCTGCAAAAATTGTTGGACATGGTAGAAATCAGAAGCTATTTAAATCAGACAAAAAGCTTTTACCAGGTCAATTGGTCCGAAACCCCAGTTTCTTCTTGCTAAGAGACAAATCAGTATCGTTTATATAATAATGATTATATAAAGGTTCCTCTCATCTTCATCATTAACTTGTAGTTTTCGCATCCAAGATTGTAATAATTTATACGTGTAAGCTAGCCAAACAGAAGGCTTAATCTTGCAGCTAAGATTGGTGATATATAAGAAATTCTTGGGTGCATGAATGAAAAGTTTGGTACTGCATACCCGTTCGCCTGATTACTGCCGTCCCCAGTATCGATAAGAGGACCATCAACGTCTACAAGGGACTTTTCTGCGTCAGACTTGGGCTTCTCGGTATGAACAGAAGTTCCAGGATTTCCAGAAGCGATTGCTTCATAACTGGTTAGGACCCGCTGCAGATCATCATTCAACGCCAGGCCTTGACATAACAGAGACTCGTCCCTGGAAAACAAAGTTGCGAGGTAAATAATATTACAGATAAACGCTAGGCTCTAAGGCATACACGCAACTCTCGTCAAATGGACTATTCCACGTAAGTATTTCACAGCAATAACTCCGAAACGTGTGGATTTGAGATATTCTTAATAGGGTTCTCTCTTTACCCATGAATGCTTCCCCAGTATCTCTATGTTTTTCAATATAACACAGAACCTAACCAGCTAAACATGGTTACAAACAATAAATTGAAGAATCAACGATGGTTGTTTTATTCAAGTAGACTTAGATTCTTTGGGCCTCCAAACAGACATCATCTGTGGGTTATATGTATGCgttcagaaaaataataaaaggagAGATCTCATCGCCGTCAAAGCAATATAACTAGTATGAAACATGTTCGAAAACTATATGTAACTAGAGAGAAGAAAAAGCTCTTACGCAGATGAGTTGACTAGATGTACCACTCTTTGTTTGTATGTACGACACTGCTCCACCAGATCGACCATCACCTCC contains these protein-coding regions:
- the LOC106375330 gene encoding TOM1-like protein 9 isoform X2, with product MVNAMVERATSEMLIGPDWAMNLEICDMLNSDPVQAKDVVKGVKKKIGSRNPKTQLLALTLLETIVKNCGDMVHMHVAEKGVIHEMVRIAKKKPDFHVKEKILVLIDTWQEAFGGPRARYPQYYAGYQELLRAGAVFPQRSERSAPVFTPPQTQPLSSYPPNLRNAGPSNEVPDPSAEPDFPTLSLSEIQNAKGIMDVLAEMLSAIEPGNREDLKQEVMVDLVEQCRTYKQRVVHLVNSSADESLLCQGLALNDDLQRVLTSYEAIASGNPGTSVHTEKPKSDAEKSLVDVDGPLIDTGDGSNQANGATSSSGNGILNQLALPAPPLANGSANSKIDLLSGDDLALVPVEPQPSASPVASDQNALALIDMFGDNTNSPSPATAPTGSSATQSIPLNPQLHQLPTSQAGEAGLQQSNGFPPHGGYSQFEQPSYGQGASSPWNSQPAQQLQQPQHPSYGAQDSTAFPPPPWEAQHQDFSPPAESGSPFSPQMNQTQVAYTHAQQYPQMPQTSQPFNNNSPYPQMPSGMYMQQPMPNQALGQGYPPQQQQQQMMMAQFYAQQQQQQQHAYGNQMGGYGYGYNQQQQGSSPYLEQQMHGMSIRDQASHQAPPSSSSYLPPMKPKNKPEDKLFGDLVDISKFKPSTKPTSGRAGTM
- the LOC106375330 gene encoding TOM1-like protein 9 isoform X1, which encodes MVNAMVERATSEMLIGPDWAMNLEICDMLNSDPVQAKDVVKGVKKKIGSRNPKTQLLALTLLETIVKNCGDMVHMHVAEKGVIHEMVRIAKKKPDFHVKEKILVLIDTWQEAFGGPRARYPQYYAGYQELLRAGAVFPQRSERSAPVFTPPQTQPLSSYPPNLRNAGPSNEVPDPSAEPDFPTLSLSEIQNAKGIMDVLAEMLSAIEPGNREDLKQEVMVDLVEQCRTYKQRVVHLVNSSADESLLCQGLALNDDLQRVLTSYEAIASGNPGTSVHTEKPKSDAEKSLVDVDGPLIDTGDGSNQANGATSSSGNGILNQLALPAPPLANGSANSKIDLLSGDDLALVPVEPQPSASPVASDQNALALIDMFGDNTNSPSPATAPTGSSATQSIPLNPQLHQLPTSQAGEAGLQQSNGFPPHGGYSQFEQPSYGQGASSPWNSQPAQQLQQPQHPSYEGAQDSTAFPPPPWEAQHQDFSPPAESGSPFSPQMNQTQVAYTHAQQYPQMPQTSQPFNNNSPYPQMPSGMYMQQPMPNQALGQGYPPQQQQQQMMMAQFYAQQQQQQQHAYGNQMGGYGYGYNQQQQGSSPYLEQQMHGMSIRDQASHQAPPSSSSYLPPMKPKNKPEDKLFGDLVDISKFKPSTKPTSGRAGTM